The Paenibacillus swuensis genome contains the following window.
CATACAGATGACGGATTGGTGTCTTCCCGTATTGCCGGTGGATTTCCTCGTACTCGAACAATCCTTGTGCCGCGTGCAATCGTACCGGACAACCCAGCTCATCGCTGTAGGTTTTCGTGCGCTGCAAGTTTTCCGGCGTCTGCGACTCGATTCGCTCCGGGGCAAGCATACCCCGAATTCGTCCGCCGTAGCTCCCGTCAAACGCCTTGACGAAGGCAACTGCCCGCTCTAAGCCGGCTTCGCCCTCCGCCTCATCCCAGTGCAAGACGATGGTCCCGTCCGGCTTTACTACACGAATGCCCGATTGATAACTTGGACCAAGATAAATGCGCAAGCCTAGCCGGCCCGCATGTTCCGCCGCGGCGGCAAGCTCCTCGTACGTCTCCGCCCAGCGCTTATAGAACACCGAGGTGATGGGCATCGCCGTCGTGACCCCGTGCAGGATCAGCTGGCTGTAGGCATAAAGCGACTTGAACGCCTCATCCTCCGGCGTCATCGCTTCCCTGCAGCCCTGCTGCACGTAGGCTTCGGACCATAGCAAATTGCGCTTTCGGTCTTTCCCCGCTTCCAGATGCACCAGGTCATGGTCAATGTCGCCCAGCGCGTTCAGGTCAATGAACCCCGGCGAGATCACCGCCTGACCTGCATCGATCACCTCATCCGCTTCCCCCGGATAGTCATGCCCGACAAACACAATCGTGTTACCTTCGTACACGACTTCCCCGTCGGGATACACGACATGATCCTGCCCGTCAAACCCGATGACGAATGCGCCTTTAATTAATGTTTTCATGATTCTGCACCTCCGCCTAGTAGCGTATTCACGGCCATTTGTAGCGATATCGCTACTATTTGCCGTCCTTCGGTCTCTCTACACCCCAACTGTAGCGATATCGCAACAATTCACTCGATCCACCACGCCTAACCACCCTATTGCCAGCCATTTGTAGCGATTTCGCTACTATTTGCCGTCCTTCGGTCTCTCTACACCCCAACTGTAGCGATAACGCTACAGATGGCTGGTACGTCCAACCACTCGCAAACCTCTTGATTGCCTGTTCCTATCTGACCTTACAACGCATCCGGGTCGAACCGCTTCTCGTCCACGTACGCCCGCACGCTGCCCCACATGTACTTGGTCGGCTGCATATACTTGCGCAAGCCCGCGCGTTCGATCGTCTCCTGCGCCATGCCGTTCGCTTCCTCCAGCACCTGTTCCTCATCCACAGTCAATACCCGCCGCTCATCCATCAGCAATTCCCCGTCCACCAGCACATGGCTCACATCCCCGGCAACCGCCTGATGGACCAGACGATGCACATACATATACTCCGGGGCCAAATGAGGCTGACGCATATTCACCGTAATGATATCCGCCTTCTTCCCGGCTTCCAGCGAGCCCAGCTCGTCATCCCAGCCGACACAACGGGCCGCGTCGATCGTCACCATCTCCAGCAGCTTCCCCGGCGGCAAATAATAATAGTCCTTCAGCGCAGCCTGGTGGACCATCTGCGTCTTTCGCATCGCCTGGAACATGTCGAACGAGGCGGCGGGCGCCGTCCCGTCCGTGGAAATAGCGACGGTCGCGCCCATCTCCATCAGCTCCGTTATCGGCGTGCGCGCCAGCACCTGACCGAAGCCGGGAGCGGATGATACATTTGTGCCCGTCTCCGCCAATATCCGCGCCTCGTCGAATGAGATCCCCCGGCAATGCTGCAGATGCACATCCGGCCCCAGCAGCGCGTTCTCCTTATCCTGCGCGGCCAGATGGATCATCCCGCCGAACGCGTCCGAGTGAATGCGCGTGTTATATTTCCGCGCAATCTCCCTGATCCTTTTGGCCTGATAACGATCATGATCCGTCAACCCGTACAACTGATCCGTAGGTGTAGGCGCCGAGGGATTAATCGAAGTCACAATAACAAACGGCGTAATAAACGCCCGAATCCGATCCCCATTGGCATGGTTCAACGCCTCTATAACCGCCTCCGCGCCCGCCAACACCTTCTCGTAAGTGACCTCTTGTGTAACCTGCTTCCCGTCTACCCAACGAGAGAACGGATGCGGCCAAGGCGGGTTGCACGGACCTGTGCACACAATCTCGCGAATCCCCGTCTCCGCATAAGCACGAGCATGATTCAGCGCGAACACCGGATCATCCGACCGCGGCATCGAGCCCAGCACACAAGCCCCCGTGGTAATGCCCGCTTTCAACCGCTCCAGCGCGTTTAGCTTCCCTTCGTAATACCAGAAATCATCCGTTACAAAATGCTTATAAGTTCGTGTCATAATCGGCATCCAGAAGGAGATATTGTCCATGGCAATGGTTTTGAAGAGGGAATGACCGCCGTGACCGTGCACATCTATCAGCCCCGGCAACACGCAATGATGCTTGCAGTCGATGACCCGCTTGGCCTCATACTTACCGACCAGATTCTCTGTATCCCCAACTTCCAGTATTCTCCCGTCCTGTACCGCCACCGCGCCGTCCTCCAAAATGCGCCGTTCCCCATCCATCGTAATGACGACACCATGCACCAGCAACGTATCAATCATGATCAGAAGACCCTCCCGCCACCTTGGTTCCGCGATAAAATACCATCACCCGGCGCGCCCGGCGAGCTACCGCTTCGGCGGAACAGCTCGCCTCGCACAGCACCAGGCTGGCCCCGTCCCCGACCCGCGGCCACACTTGCTCCCCGGCGTCGTTCAACGGTGTCACGCCGCCGGTGATGTAACCGAGCGCGCGCGACAACGCGAACTCGTCTACCCAGCGGAAGCGCTCGGCCAACCGGCCCGCGCGCTCCAGCCCATCGCCGTTGCCGAACGGCTGCCACGTGTCGAAGATGTTGTCGCTGCCGACGGCAACGGCAACCCCCTTCGCGCGGAGCAGCGGCACCGGAGGCAGCGTGCGGCGGTGGGGCACGCTCGTCACCACCGTGATGCCGGCCTCGGCCAGCAGCGATGCCAGCGCCTCGCCTTCGCGCTCAGGCACCTCCCCCAGTCCGAACGCGTGGCTCACGGACACCTTGCCCTGCAGTCCCGCTTCCACCGTCAGCGCGGCCAGCCTGCGGATCGTGAACGCCCCGAGATAATCGGGGTCGTGCAAGTGCAGGTCGATCCCGGCGCCAAAGTCGACCGCGATCTCCACCATCTCCTGCAGCGAGCGTTCCACGTCGCCGTCCACGGTCGCGGGGTCAACTCCCCCGACCAGCCCGGCTCCCTGCCGCATCGCCTCCCGCACAAGCCGCCCGGACTCGCTGCGCAGGAGTCCGTGCTGCGGAAAAGCCACAATCTCCGAGGATACCCTCCCCCGGTATTCCTCCAAAGCCTGTTGCACACCCTCCAGGTTGCGTGTGCCAACCTCGGGGTAAATGTCCACATGGGTTCGCACATGAGTCGATCCCGCCGCCAGCAACACATCCAGCAAACTTTCGGCGCGTTCCCGTGTCGACAAAGGCACCCCGGCCAGCACCTTCTTCTCAATCCCGCACCGCTCCACCACCCCGCTTGCGGGGAGGACGGCGCGCCAGGGCTCGCCGAGCAGGGTTTTGTCCAGATGCACATGCTTCTCTATAAAGGAAGGCAAGAGCAAATGACCGCCCCCTTCTACAATTGGAAGCAACCCTCCGCCCGTTGAAGTAGGATGAGACCCTGCAGGAATCTTCTCCGCAGACTCCGCCCCTGCGTGAACCGTCATTGCAGCGAAATCTCGCGCCGGCACGATCTCCGCAATCACGCCATCTTGGATGCGCAGATGCACCAATTCCGTTTCGGTCCCGTCCACGCGGCCCTCCTCGTCGTAAGTAAACCCGGTCTCCACTAACACATTCTTCAGCCAAAAAGCTCCTTCTGCCATCGTTCAACCTCCTGCGAGTTTATTACTCCACACTAGCTTCGTTCACCATCAGGTAGCCCGATGGGTTGATCCAGAACCCTTTCACCTTTTTGCTTATCGCCGCGTTGTTCTGCAGGTTCCGAATCGGGATGATTGCGGCTTCCGTCAGCTCAATCTCCTGCGCCTTGTGATATATTTCCTTCCGCTTTTCCGGATCCGTCTCTTTGCGGCCTTCCTGAATCAGCGCGTCCACCTCCGGATTGCTGTAAAACGTCACATTGCCCGTCGTCCCGTGCGATTCCGTCAGAAACATATTCGACTGATTATAATCCGCATCCCCAGTGGCGTTGCCCCAGCCCGTCATGAACATCTGCTGTTCCCCTTTGGCCGTGGACTCCAGGTAGGCGCCGTACTCCATCACCTTCACCTCTAGCTCCACACCGATCTCTTTCAACTGGGACTGCACCACCTCGGCCAGCGCGATCCGCTCCTTGCGGTCATTTGTCCAATATTCGGCCTTAAATCCGTTTGGAAACCCGGCTTCCGCCAGCAGCGCCTTCGCTTTGGTCACATCATAAGGGTAAGGCTGCAGCTTGTCACTGTATCCGAACACTTTGGAGCCCATGGTCGAATTGGCCAGCTTGCCCGCACCGTTATATACCCCTTGAAAAATATCTTCCCGCTGAATCGCGTGAGAGATGGCCTGACGCACTTTCATATTGTCAAAAGGCTTCTTCTTCACATTAAATCCGATAAATTCCGCGCCAAACGCTTCGCTCTTGTACAGATCGACAACGCCCGCGCCTTCCACCCGCGCCATCTCGGTCACCGGAATGCCGTCCGCAATATCCGCTTCGCCAGTCTCTACCATCGCTAGCCGCGTAGTGTCCTCGGGAACGACCATGTACACGACCTTATCCAGTTTCACCGGTTCCCCCCAATACCCCTCGTGCTTAGCCAAAACAACTTCCTCACCCGGGGTCCAAGACTCAAATTTGAAAGGGCCGGTTCCGGTCGGATGCAAGCTCAGCTCCTTGCCGTAGGTTTCCATCGCTTTTGGACTCATGATACTGGACTCATGGGACGCCAGCACCGACAATAACGGCGAAAACGGTGTTTTCAGCACTATTTGTAATGTGTGGTCGTCGACGGCTTTGATTTCTTGTACCATTTTGAACACGACCGCTCTGGGAGATTCCAGTGCTCTTGCAATCGTGGCCTTGACCGCTACCGCGTTAAACGGTGTGCCGTCATGGAACTTTACGTCATCGCGCAGCTTGAATTCCCAGGTGAGATCGTCGAGTTGTTTCCACTCTTTGGCCAGCATCGGTTGGAACTCCATGTTCTTGTCGCGCTGGACTAACATTTCATATACGGTACGGTGAATCACACTGGCGGAAGCAATATTAGTAATGTAATGAGGATCGAGCGATGTGGCATCGGAAAGCCGCGCAATTTTCAACGTCCCGCCCGCAGCCGCAGGTGCTGCTTCCTTCTCCGTGCCTGTTTCCGCGGTTGTTTCCGTCTTGGGTGCGTTCCCGTTCGATTTCATGTTCGTGTTGGTGCCGTTCCCGGATGAACAGCCTGCGATCCCTAAAGTCATTGCGCATATCAAAATAAAACTGCGAGCCGTTCTTGGAGCCTTTGCTAATCTCTTCAACATGGTTATTTCCCTCCCGCGTTATGAGTTGCACTCCTCACCGACTCTCTATCATGTTCGGTTATCTAACATTATATAGGACGAAATCGTCCGCGTTTTTCAGGATCTTTACCTTTTTTTATAGTTTCTTTACCTGTTGGGTGT
Protein-coding sequences here:
- a CDS encoding amidohydrolase; this translates as MAEGAFWLKNVLVETGFTYDEEGRVDGTETELVHLRIQDGVIAEIVPARDFAAMTVHAGAESAEKIPAGSHPTSTGGGLLPIVEGGGHLLLPSFIEKHVHLDKTLLGEPWRAVLPASGVVERCGIEKKVLAGVPLSTRERAESLLDVLLAAGSTHVRTHVDIYPEVGTRNLEGVQQALEEYRGRVSSEIVAFPQHGLLRSESGRLVREAMRQGAGLVGGVDPATVDGDVERSLQEMVEIAVDFGAGIDLHLHDPDYLGAFTIRRLAALTVEAGLQGKVSVSHAFGLGEVPEREGEALASLLAEAGITVVTSVPHRRTLPPVPLLRAKGVAVAVGSDNIFDTWQPFGNGDGLERAGRLAERFRWVDEFALSRALGYITGGVTPLNDAGEQVWPRVGDGASLVLCEASCSAEAVARRARRVMVFYRGTKVAGGSSDHD
- a CDS encoding glutathione ABC transporter substrate-binding protein; its protein translation is MLKRLAKAPRTARSFILICAMTLGIAGCSSGNGTNTNMKSNGNAPKTETTAETGTEKEAAPAAAGGTLKIARLSDATSLDPHYITNIASASVIHRTVYEMLVQRDKNMEFQPMLAKEWKQLDDLTWEFKLRDDVKFHDGTPFNAVAVKATIARALESPRAVVFKMVQEIKAVDDHTLQIVLKTPFSPLLSVLASHESSIMSPKAMETYGKELSLHPTGTGPFKFESWTPGEEVVLAKHEGYWGEPVKLDKVVYMVVPEDTTRLAMVETGEADIADGIPVTEMARVEGAGVVDLYKSEAFGAEFIGFNVKKKPFDNMKVRQAISHAIQREDIFQGVYNGAGKLANSTMGSKVFGYSDKLQPYPYDVTKAKALLAEAGFPNGFKAEYWTNDRKERIALAEVVQSQLKEIGVELEVKVMEYGAYLESTAKGEQQMFMTGWGNATGDADYNQSNMFLTESHGTTGNVTFYSNPEVDALIQEGRKETDPEKRKEIYHKAQEIELTEAAIIPIRNLQNNAAISKKVKGFWINPSGYLMVNEASVE
- a CDS encoding amidohydrolase family protein; protein product: MKTLIKGAFVIGFDGQDHVVYPDGEVVYEGNTIVFVGHDYPGEADEVIDAGQAVISPGFIDLNALGDIDHDLVHLEAGKDRKRNLLWSEAYVQQGCREAMTPEDEAFKSLYAYSQLILHGVTTAMPITSVFYKRWAETYEELAAAAEHAGRLGLRIYLGPSYQSGIRVVKPDGTIVLHWDEAEGEAGLERAVAFVKAFDGSYGGRIRGMLAPERIESQTPENLQRTKTYSDELGCPVRLHAAQGLFEYEEIHRQYGKTPIRHLYDLGFLGERTAIPHAHVVSGSRHAPYGEGDDAALLQETGTTVIHCPLIIGRHGSALDSFAKYQRRGIRLALGTDTFPPDLFQNIRTASMLSRVVEGEVAESSYADVFRAATLGGAAYLGRPDLGRLAPGAKADIIAIDLSGFHVGTIDDPIRTMFTTCSGRDVLLSIIDGNVVMKDRMIPGVDMEGLRVRGQLYFDRLKRSYMDRDYQQLPAEVLFRSSFRVMQREGSGKS
- a CDS encoding amidohydrolase family protein — its product is MIDTLLVHGVVITMDGERRILEDGAVAVQDGRILEVGDTENLVGKYEAKRVIDCKHHCVLPGLIDVHGHGGHSLFKTIAMDNISFWMPIMTRTYKHFVTDDFWYYEGKLNALERLKAGITTGACVLGSMPRSDDPVFALNHARAYAETGIREIVCTGPCNPPWPHPFSRWVDGKQVTQEVTYEKVLAGAEAVIEALNHANGDRIRAFITPFVIVTSINPSAPTPTDQLYGLTDHDRYQAKRIREIARKYNTRIHSDAFGGMIHLAAQDKENALLGPDVHLQHCRGISFDEARILAETGTNVSSAPGFGQVLARTPITELMEMGATVAISTDGTAPAASFDMFQAMRKTQMVHQAALKDYYYLPPGKLLEMVTIDAARCVGWDDELGSLEAGKKADIITVNMRQPHLAPEYMYVHRLVHQAVAGDVSHVLVDGELLMDERRVLTVDEEQVLEEANGMAQETIERAGLRKYMQPTKYMWGSVRAYVDEKRFDPDAL